One stretch of Juglans microcarpa x Juglans regia isolate MS1-56 chromosome 3D, Jm3101_v1.0, whole genome shotgun sequence DNA includes these proteins:
- the LOC121256435 gene encoding alpha carbonic anhydrase 7-like codes for MKLVTQFLFCCFLIIVLVLHSSRPATSHEVDDEREFDYSEKSGKGPSQWGVLHPEWSMCKDGSMQSPIDLLNERVEIVSHLGRLNRNYRPSNATLKNGGHDMMLEWEGGAGYIKINGTQYILRQIHWHSPSEHAINGRKFDLEAHMVHESSDGKVAVVGIMYTIGRPDSFLLSIRHQLSAVAGNRENVTAVGIVDPKNIKIGSRKYYRYIGSLTTPPCTENVVWTIVRKVRTVTREQIRLLRVAVHDDSGTNARPLQPINRRSVYLYKPSEVED; via the exons ATGAAGCTTGTAACCCAATTCTTGTTTTGCTGTTTCTTGATCATTGTTCTTGTTTTGCATTCATCCCGGCCTGCAACATCTCATGAAGTTG ATGATGAACGAGAATTTGACTACAGTGAGAAAAGTGGAAAAGGACCGTCTCAATGGGGAGTGCTTCACCCTGAATGGAGCATGTGCAAAGATGGATCAATGCAATCTCCGATTGATTTGCTTAATGAAAGGGTGGAAATAGTTTCCCATTTAGGGAGACTTAATCGGAATTACCGTCCCTCTAATGCCACTCTAAAAAATGGAGGCCATGACATGATG CTGGAATGGGAAGGCGGCGCaggatatattaaaataaatggtaCTCAATATATACTCCGGCAAATCCATTGGCACTCACCCTCTGAACACGCTATCAATGGCCGGAAATTTGATCTAGAGGCGCACATGGTCCATGAGAGTTCCGATGGAAAAGTTGCTGTAGTTGGAATTATGTACACGATTGGACGCCCTGATTCTTTCTTGTTATCg ATAAGGCATCAGTTGTCAGCCGTTGCCGGTAATAGAGAAAACGTGACAGCGGTGGGAATCGTCGACCCAAAGAACATAAAGATAGGCAGTAGAAAGTATTACAGATATATTGGGTCCCTTACAACTCCCCCTTGTACTGAAAATGTTGTTTGGACCATCGTGAGAAAG GTGAGGACTGTTACACGAGAACAAATTAGGTTGCTTCGGGTGGCCGTTCATGAT GATTCAGGGACAAATGCAAGACCACTACAACCAATAAATAGGCGCTCAGTATATCTATATAAACCAAGTGAAGTGGAAGATT